From one Comamonas piscis genomic stretch:
- a CDS encoding ABC transporter ATP-binding protein, whose translation MKNIKLSIAGLTKRYGSFVALHPTNLEVPEGEFLTLLGPSGSGKTTLLSMIAGLSVPDGGQLLINGKDVTYGAPYERDIGMVFQNYALFPHMTIAENIAFPLKMRKLDRATAMKRALEALELVHLPHVAQRFPKELSGGQQQRIALARCLVYKPSIVLMDEPLGALDKKLREHMQLEIKRIHREAGTTIVYVTHDQEEAMTMSDRICLMDGGRIAQLGTPADLYFRPRTPFVADFLGESNLFKGTVVASQGGQVKVALAGTQTELLATTEQPLANGAKVSVMVRPQNMAAAAAAQGASERFSGQLLDTMITGSLTKLYLKAPALSTAPVVLSFPTSIAKHDHALGSSLEFGWSSSDAVAVPETA comes from the coding sequence ATGAAGAACATAAAACTGTCGATTGCGGGCCTGACCAAGCGCTATGGCTCCTTTGTCGCGCTGCACCCCACCAACCTGGAAGTGCCTGAGGGCGAGTTCCTGACCCTGCTGGGCCCCTCGGGCTCGGGCAAGACCACCTTGCTGAGCATGATCGCCGGCCTGTCCGTGCCCGATGGCGGCCAGCTGCTGATCAATGGCAAAGATGTGACCTATGGCGCGCCTTATGAGCGCGACATCGGCATGGTGTTCCAGAACTATGCGCTGTTCCCGCACATGACGATTGCCGAGAACATCGCCTTTCCGCTGAAGATGCGCAAGCTCGACCGCGCCACCGCGATGAAGCGCGCGCTGGAGGCGCTGGAGCTGGTCCACCTGCCCCATGTGGCGCAGCGTTTTCCCAAAGAGCTGTCGGGCGGCCAGCAGCAGCGCATTGCGCTGGCACGCTGCCTCGTCTACAAGCCCTCCATCGTGCTGATGGATGAGCCGCTGGGCGCCCTCGATAAAAAGCTGCGCGAGCACATGCAGCTGGAAATCAAGCGCATCCACCGCGAGGCCGGCACCACCATCGTCTATGTGACCCACGACCAGGAAGAGGCGATGACCATGTCGGACCGCATCTGCCTGATGGATGGCGGCCGCATTGCGCAGCTAGGCACACCGGCGGACCTGTACTTCCGCCCGCGCACGCCCTTTGTGGCCGATTTCTTGGGCGAGAGCAATCTGTTCAAGGGCACCGTGGTGGCCAGCCAGGGCGGCCAGGTCAAAGTGGCCTTGGCGGGTACCCAGACCGAGCTGCTGGCAACCACCGAGCAGCCGCTGGCCAACGGCGCCAAAGTCAGCGTGATGGTGCGCCCGCAAAACATGGCCGCTGCCGCAGCCGCACAAGGCGCCAGCGAGCGCTTCAGCGGCCAGCTGCTCGACACGATGATCACCGGCAGCCTCACCAAGCTCTACCTGAAGGCGCCCGCGCTCAGCACCGCGCCGGTGGTGCTGTCCTTCCCGACCTCCATCGCCAAGCATGACCACGCGCTGGGCAGCAGCCTGGAGTTTGGCTGGTCCAGCAGTGACGCCGTCGCCGTGCCGGAGACCGCATGA
- a CDS encoding ABC transporter permease subunit, producing the protein MNSAATPRAAWVRPLMMAAPLVMLFLVLLVYPVGQLLLLSIYSDGSFKWNNYSQLFSSSVYLDTMWITLKISLVTALLSIMGGYPIAYLVSSLQKDKKSRWVFWILLSFWTSFLVRAFAWIVVLGRNGLANQLLLALGLQDAPSNMLYSFGAVLVGMVHALMPLAVLTMLSVMENIDRNLPRAALTLGARPGTAFWRVYFPLSMPGVAAGAIMVFVTAVGFFIVPQLLGGRKETMITQLIIEQVMQVMNWGFAGAISVLLLVVVLIVFAVYDKVLGLSTMTGAQSDKSNHSSGFMRQLSEMLLGFLGSISDRLIALVPRSRKRDLQQGDSFVLRASVVALLVFLSVPALLMIPISFADKSGLNWPPQGFTLQHYQDMLASPLWINATVRSFVVGFFAALAAMAVGTPVAFLLVRGQMRGKALLLAFVLSPLIIPRMIIAVGMFYFFSKVGLVGTSLGLVLGHTVIAIPYVVMTMMAVLRNYDTRLDMAAQSLGARPWQTLRYVTFPIIAAGLTSSFLFAFATSFDELTISLFASGGLSSTLPKQFWDEVTLQISPVIAAVSTCLFAFIGILITCADWLRRRSAASLN; encoded by the coding sequence ATGAACAGCGCCGCCACCCCCCGCGCGGCCTGGGTGAGGCCGCTGATGATGGCCGCACCGCTGGTCATGCTGTTTCTGGTGCTGCTGGTCTACCCGGTCGGCCAGTTGCTGCTGCTGAGCATCTACAGCGATGGCAGCTTCAAGTGGAACAACTACAGCCAGCTGTTCAGCTCCTCGGTCTACCTGGACACCATGTGGATCACCCTGAAGATCTCGCTGGTCACGGCGCTGCTGTCCATCATGGGCGGCTACCCGATTGCCTACCTGGTCTCGTCCTTGCAAAAGGACAAGAAGAGCCGCTGGGTGTTCTGGATTCTGCTGTCCTTCTGGACCAGCTTTCTGGTGCGCGCCTTTGCCTGGATCGTGGTGCTGGGCCGCAATGGCCTGGCCAACCAGCTGCTGCTGGCGCTGGGCCTGCAGGATGCGCCCTCGAACATGCTCTACAGCTTTGGTGCCGTGCTGGTGGGCATGGTCCATGCGCTGATGCCGCTGGCCGTGCTGACCATGTTGTCGGTGATGGAGAACATTGACCGCAACCTGCCGCGCGCCGCGCTCACCTTGGGTGCGCGCCCGGGCACGGCCTTCTGGCGCGTGTACTTTCCGCTGTCCATGCCCGGTGTGGCCGCCGGCGCCATCATGGTGTTTGTCACCGCCGTGGGCTTCTTCATCGTGCCCCAGCTGCTGGGTGGCCGTAAGGAGACCATGATCACCCAGCTCATCATCGAGCAGGTGATGCAGGTGATGAACTGGGGCTTTGCCGGCGCCATCTCGGTGCTGCTGCTGGTCGTCGTGCTGATCGTGTTTGCGGTCTATGACAAGGTGCTGGGCCTGTCGACGATGACGGGCGCACAGTCCGACAAGAGCAACCACAGCAGTGGCTTTATGCGCCAGCTGTCCGAGATGCTGCTGGGCTTTTTGGGCAGCATCAGCGACCGCCTGATTGCCTTGGTGCCGCGCTCGCGCAAACGCGATCTGCAGCAGGGCGATTCCTTCGTGCTGCGCGCCAGCGTGGTGGCCCTGCTGGTGTTCCTGAGCGTGCCTGCGCTGCTGATGATCCCGATTTCGTTCGCCGACAAGTCGGGCCTGAACTGGCCGCCCCAGGGCTTCACCCTGCAGCACTACCAGGACATGCTGGCCTCGCCGCTGTGGATCAACGCCACGGTGCGCAGCTTTGTCGTGGGCTTTTTTGCCGCGCTGGCGGCCATGGCCGTGGGCACGCCGGTGGCCTTTTTGCTGGTGCGCGGCCAGATGCGCGGCAAGGCCTTGCTGCTGGCCTTTGTGCTGTCGCCGCTGATCATCCCCCGCATGATCATTGCCGTCGGCATGTTCTATTTCTTCTCCAAGGTGGGCCTGGTGGGCACCTCGCTGGGTCTGGTGCTGGGGCATACCGTCATCGCCATCCCCTATGTGGTGATGACCATGATGGCCGTGCTGCGCAACTACGACACGCGCCTGGACATGGCCGCCCAAAGCCTGGGCGCCCGCCCCTGGCAGACCTTGCGCTATGTGACCTTCCCGATCATTGCCGCCGGCCTGACCTCGTCCTTCCTGTTTGCGTTTGCCACCTCGTTTGACGAGCTGACCATCTCGCTGTTTGCCTCCGGTGGCCTCAGCTCCACCCTGCCCAAGCAGTTCTGGGATGAAGTGACCCTGCAGATCTCGCCGGTGATCGCCGCCGTCTCGACCTGCCTGTTCGCCTTCATCGGCATTTTGATCACCTGTGCGGACTGGCTGCGTCGCCGCTCCGCCGCTTCTTTGAATTGA
- the dapA gene encoding 4-hydroxy-tetrahydrodipicolinate synthase, with protein MTTRITSEQLRGIFPALATPVTADGQIDTQAVRALLDHLQGSGISGTVPLGGTGEYGALSRNERARMVAAVREHQAADLPVLAGVLDPGYYDAIASGQALADAGADALMVLTPYYTTPSQQGIRDYFMRYADASPLPVVIYEIPYRTRISIAPEVLHELSRHENIIGMKACNTDMYHFLKVVQGADASFAVLSGEDTIFPAQMLCGAQGGIIVTANLLPKTWTRMYELLSSGKTQEALALHQELIGLLDLAFAETNPGPMKSVWDLVGVQAPHLLAPLVDCNPALSTRLREALTARLQAERQAA; from the coding sequence ATGACTACACGTATCACCTCTGAGCAACTCCGCGGCATCTTCCCTGCACTGGCAACGCCGGTGACCGCCGATGGCCAGATCGACACCCAGGCCGTGCGCGCGCTGCTGGACCACCTGCAAGGCAGCGGCATCAGCGGCACGGTGCCACTGGGCGGCACCGGCGAATACGGCGCGCTGTCGCGCAACGAGCGGGCCCGCATGGTGGCCGCCGTGCGCGAGCACCAGGCCGCCGATCTGCCGGTGCTGGCCGGCGTGCTCGACCCCGGCTACTACGACGCCATCGCCTCCGGTCAGGCGCTGGCCGATGCGGGCGCGGATGCGCTGATGGTGCTGACGCCCTACTACACCACGCCGTCGCAGCAAGGCATTCGCGACTACTTCATGCGCTATGCAGATGCGTCGCCGCTGCCGGTGGTGATCTATGAGATCCCCTACCGCACCCGCATCTCCATCGCGCCTGAAGTGCTGCATGAGCTGTCGCGCCACGAGAACATCATCGGCATGAAGGCTTGCAACACCGACATGTACCACTTCCTCAAGGTGGTGCAGGGCGCGGATGCCAGCTTTGCAGTGCTGAGCGGTGAGGACACCATCTTCCCCGCGCAGATGCTCTGCGGCGCCCAGGGCGGCATCATCGTGACGGCCAACCTGCTGCCCAAGACCTGGACACGCATGTACGAACTGCTGTCCAGCGGCAAGACCCAAGAAGCGCTGGCCCTGCACCAGGAGCTGATTGGCCTCTTGGACCTGGCCTTTGCTGAGACCAACCCCGGCCCGATGAAGTCGGTCTGGGACCTGGTCGGCGTGCAGGCCCCGCATCTGCTGGCCCCGCTGGTCGATTGCAACCCGGCGCTGTCCACCCGCCTGCGCGAGGCGCTGACCGCCCGGCTGCAGGCCGAACGCCAAGCGGCCTGA
- a CDS encoding alpha-hydroxy acid oxidase, with protein sequence MLPAIKDYRELARRRLSRFAFDYLEGGAEDGRSMARNLASWGDVTFLPRTMVDVSQVDTSITLFGRQQAMPAFVGPTGLNGLYWPQAEQVLARAAHAAGLPFVMSTASTSLLEDVRAASPGDLWLQLYVQKDRRIAQSMMARAQAAGFSALMLTVDTMVHGKRDHDVRNGFRMPVPWTPRLLADLLSHPRWCLRMLRQGGSPQLVNLARSAGVESNIQKQAAAMSREMDMGLRWEDLAWVRRHWQGPVIVKGVLSAQDARLALQAGADGIVVSNHGGRQLECAPAPMAQLPQIADAVHGKMHIFVDGGVRRGSDIAKARALGADAVLLGRAPLYGLAASGPQGVAEVLEILRTELETTLRLLGAPQARGLDASFMQKH encoded by the coding sequence ATGCTGCCCGCCATCAAAGACTACCGCGAGCTGGCCCGCCGGCGCCTGTCCCGCTTTGCTTTTGACTACCTCGAAGGCGGCGCGGAAGACGGCCGCAGCATGGCACGCAACCTCGCCTCCTGGGGCGATGTCACCTTCTTGCCGCGCACGATGGTCGATGTCAGCCAAGTGGATACCAGCATCACCCTGTTTGGCCGCCAACAGGCGATGCCGGCCTTTGTGGGGCCCACCGGCCTCAACGGCCTGTACTGGCCGCAGGCTGAGCAGGTGCTGGCCCGCGCGGCGCATGCGGCCGGCCTGCCGTTTGTCATGTCGACCGCCTCCACGTCGCTGCTGGAAGATGTGCGCGCCGCCAGCCCGGGCGATCTGTGGCTGCAGTTGTATGTGCAAAAGGACCGGCGCATTGCGCAGAGCATGATGGCCCGCGCGCAGGCGGCGGGCTTCAGCGCGCTGATGCTGACGGTGGACACCATGGTGCACGGCAAGCGCGACCACGATGTGCGCAACGGCTTTCGCATGCCCGTGCCCTGGACGCCCCGACTGCTGGCCGACCTGCTCAGCCACCCGCGCTGGTGCCTGCGCATGCTGCGCCAGGGCGGCTCGCCGCAGCTGGTCAACCTGGCGCGCAGCGCCGGGGTGGAGAGCAATATCCAAAAGCAGGCCGCCGCGATGAGCCGCGAGATGGACATGGGCCTGCGCTGGGAAGACCTGGCCTGGGTGCGCCGCCACTGGCAGGGGCCCGTCATCGTCAAAGGCGTGCTCAGTGCCCAGGATGCGCGGCTGGCGCTGCAGGCCGGTGCCGATGGCATTGTGGTCAGCAACCATGGCGGGCGCCAGCTGGAATGCGCACCCGCACCGATGGCGCAATTGCCGCAGATTGCCGACGCCGTTCATGGCAAGATGCATATCTTTGTCGATGGCGGGGTGCGCCGAGGCAGTGACATCGCCAAAGCCCGGGCACTGGGGGCCGATGCCGTCTTGCTGGGGCGTGCGCCGCTCTACGGACTGGCCGCAAGCGGGCCGCAGGGCGTGGCCGAGGTTCTGGAGATTCTGCGCACCGAGCTGGAAACCACCCTGAGATTGTTGGGCGCGCCGCAGGCCAGGGGCCTGGATGCGTCATTTATGCAAAAACACTAG
- a CDS encoding IclR family transcriptional regulator: protein MPKTTHSIAEPVASVEPSPRESSLFMGSLAKAFQVLEAFRDTHREMSLAEIARAAQLDRSATQRIIFTLEKLRYIRRLPDSNLYTLAPEVLRLSYNYLRSQRIVERAYPYLIEMTHTLGETSNLQEMDGNEVVFIAKVPGRYIYNSDFSVGSRLPAAYTASGRAMMAKLPMDERLRLIATTPLVKITAQTVTDPEQLLRGIEAAERDGYAIVQNQTVVGDISVAAAITGRGGVPIGAITISAPSTRWGTAKAEAELLPHVLLAATSISNILDNF, encoded by the coding sequence ATGCCTAAAACCACCCACAGCATTGCCGAGCCCGTAGCAAGCGTTGAACCCTCGCCCCGTGAATCCTCGTTGTTTATGGGCTCTCTGGCCAAGGCCTTTCAGGTGCTGGAGGCTTTCCGCGACACCCACCGCGAGATGTCGCTGGCCGAGATCGCCCGCGCCGCCCAACTGGACCGCAGCGCCACCCAGCGCATCATCTTCACCCTGGAGAAGCTGCGCTACATCCGGCGCCTGCCCGATTCCAACCTCTACACACTGGCGCCCGAGGTGCTGCGCCTGTCGTACAACTACCTGCGCTCGCAGCGCATCGTCGAGCGCGCCTACCCCTACCTGATCGAGATGACCCACACCTTGGGCGAGACCTCGAACCTGCAGGAGATGGACGGCAACGAAGTGGTGTTTATCGCCAAGGTGCCAGGCCGCTACATCTACAACTCCGATTTCTCCGTGGGCTCGCGCCTGCCTGCGGCGTATACCGCCTCGGGCCGGGCGATGATGGCCAAGCTGCCGATGGACGAGCGCCTGCGCCTGATCGCCACCACGCCGCTGGTCAAGATCACCGCCCAAACCGTCACCGACCCGGAGCAGCTATTGCGCGGCATCGAGGCCGCCGAGCGCGATGGCTATGCCATCGTGCAGAACCAGACCGTCGTGGGCGATATATCCGTGGCGGCGGCCATTACCGGCCGGGGCGGCGTGCCCATTGGCGCCATCACCATCTCCGCCCCCTCCACCCGCTGGGGCACGGCCAAGGCCGAGGCCGAGTTGCTGCCCCATGTGCTGCTGGCCGCCACGTCGATCTCGAATATTCTGGATAACTTCTAG
- a CDS encoding ferredoxin--NADP reductase — protein MSAFLEERVLSVHHWTDRLFSFTTTRDPALRFSSGHFTMIGLKVDGKNLLRAYSIASPNYEEHLEFLSIKVDDGPLTSKLQHIQVGDTIIVGKKPTGTLLVDYLLPGKNLYLIGTGTGLAPWLSVARDPETYDHFEKVVVVHGVRQVEELAYQHLLEEELPNHEFLGEVVKDKLVYYPTVTREPFRNQGRISNQITAGTFPQNIGLPELNPDTDRVMLCGSPAMLAELKELLEAKGFKEGNTSTPGDFVVERAFVEK, from the coding sequence ATGAGCGCCTTTCTCGAAGAACGTGTCCTGTCTGTTCACCACTGGACCGATCGTTTGTTCTCTTTCACGACTACCCGTGACCCCGCGCTGCGCTTCTCCAGCGGCCACTTCACCATGATTGGCTTGAAGGTCGACGGCAAGAATTTGCTGCGCGCCTACTCCATCGCCAGCCCCAATTACGAGGAGCATCTGGAGTTCCTGTCGATCAAGGTCGATGACGGCCCGCTGACCAGCAAGCTCCAGCACATCCAGGTGGGTGACACCATCATCGTCGGTAAGAAGCCCACGGGCACCTTGCTGGTCGATTACCTGCTGCCAGGCAAGAACCTGTACCTGATCGGCACCGGCACGGGCCTGGCGCCCTGGCTGTCGGTGGCGCGCGACCCCGAGACCTATGACCACTTCGAGAAAGTCGTCGTGGTACACGGCGTGCGCCAGGTCGAAGAGCTGGCCTACCAGCATCTGCTGGAAGAAGAGCTGCCCAACCACGAGTTCCTCGGCGAAGTCGTCAAGGACAAGCTGGTGTACTACCCGACGGTGACGCGCGAGCCCTTCCGCAACCAGGGCCGTATCTCCAACCAGATCACCGCCGGCACCTTCCCGCAGAACATCGGTCTGCCCGAACTGAACCCCGACACCGACCGCGTCATGCTCTGCGGCAGCCCCGCGATGCTGGCCGAGCTGAAGGAACTGCTGGAAGCCAAGGGCTTCAAGGAAGGCAATACCTCGACGCCTGGCGACTTTGTGGTGGAACGCGCCTTCGTCGAGAAGTAA